From Onychostoma macrolepis isolate SWU-2019 chromosome 05, ASM1243209v1, whole genome shotgun sequence, one genomic window encodes:
- the nexmifa gene encoding neurite extension and migration factor isoform X1, with amino-acid sequence MVERVSAVMMRPYCTGGFVREKTRRNGLCPAEAMSRRPSFEGQKALMLMANTLDSCNYVSDREIQFRLMDVLQESRFSGADRSPCPRDASENESHDPLADVSHDLRRCDDIAPAALSLPSLCGQSQTSEGPLSPADLHDGSVSNTTSLSSLSSFSSLSSLSSLSSVPCSKPVTPWSVPQTCDRSSLSNMDSRSGDCLSCLIPKNQTEPESCESVLSFASINLQCLGPAPSAGRYGDQVLSDQLLSAPAHPAVTNEGAEEGRSMQESESDEDPASRSIYEGLGEEAQDWSCLETLISESRMELLDLCSRSELAVNLFCEEDVENYMFQEEETALGTDVCSLKIRYESYQDGVQERSESALQDESQLGFFPSLPCSRKEGPKEKPDQSAEIKADDHVTPNISPDSNFLFDLSNSPEDSGEFSDDSSCTGSPDHGLSLRHGRLSRENSSSSSQLSYRLRAKRKVAYREDYLYDVDSIESEKNAEKREKPPVGFKKERDDDWCPKKRRRSSRKDPPVIIKYIIINRFKGQRHMRVRLGRIDPSPAVVCLSPNTLLHYERLAPLKAYWQEREKEQQNRLTAAETTKRLNGCRRPSTTPKRKHRMARLRIQQIHTVQNSLPSQTIVVPIHNQPEGTESLKSTEEPKEDITSVTHTARAKSRTQEREERRKAGKTGKIKKFKSEARLRLKKLKEAETQEVPEASEIEQCSPCLPENLSNSLEGNATNETSSNDPEKCTLTPAAPGTDGNAELLPGGYLQTLLEASESSSTANINYFHPGLQNTTLQPVQSCVLSPPSESELPHSPPPMNHGPHHTHYTEPNLTEPNQPISWPSQPSAEQLPFSPDIPTQSPMMPSGFPTPLPVLPGDSTNVTGFGQVSLSGCRVSYEESQPDADYGLSPTGSRSDSGVGRLVSFNSLGSLSATSSNYSSLSLREGEREREEEIGEINDGFLPHCSPRLVLQQSLEEVAPLRESTDLLDISNFTPDKFRHSSLSEMSPPDTPNSSPQLLGNCGKVGEFSEAADANAQWNSGVVPQLNQDGNPHHLQIHSFNTEEDEVGLRDHKGSTKKGGKNGQGTKKSKTAKTAKGEKVKLPRQGSRSVRKIKALLEGKAAKSGRGSGSGASSPTPSLGLIGAQGEWPITGGLSHDDQREFQEPSNILSNIVSGMAEVQRFMRASVEPLWGPCLSPGQHALQSQTLKILGSAADLKKRGGASGGGRGKKGAGRGGKALPKLLPPGFFPTLGLDCLPLPHRPAHKKMYRHKSSAKFAREELLAGKRDIKGVALTALVEKRSYNTVCVKSVSQNHGLDRAQRPALSLSKWLPSVQGSKVMCSILC; translated from the exons ATGGTGGAGCGAGTGTCAGCTGTCATGATGCGTCCATATTGCACAGGTGGGTTTGTGAGGGAGAAGACACGGAGGAACGGCTTGTGTCCTGCGGAAGCTATGAGTCGCAGGCCATCGTTTGAGGGACAGAAAGCATTGATGCTCATGGCGAATAC GCTGGACAGTTGTAATTATGTTAGTGATAGAGAGATTCAGTTCAGATTGATGGATGTTCTACAGGAGTCCCGATTCTCAGGGGCAGATCGCAGCCCCTGCCCAAGAGATGCTAGTGAAAATG aatcACATGACCCGTTGGCAgatgtgtcacatgatctaaGGCGCTGTGATGACATTGCTCCTGCGGCGCTGTCCCTGCCCTCCCTCTGTGGCCAGAGTCAGACCTCTGAAGGTCCTCTTAGCCCAGCTGACCTGCATGACGGGTCTGTCTCCAACACCACCTCTCTGTCCTCTCTCTCTTCATTCTCCTCTCTTTCCTCCCTTTCATCTCTCTCTTCTGTGccctgttccaaacctgtgacGCCCTGGTCTGTGCCGCAGACCTGTGACAGGTCGTCCCTCTCTAACATGGACTCCAGGAGCGGAGACTGCCTTAGCTGTCTGATCCCCAAAAATCAGACAGAACCGGAATCCTGTGAGTCCGTACTCAGCTTTGCCAGCATCAATTTGCAATGCCTTGGCCCCGCCCCCAGCGCAGGTCGCTATGGTGACCAGGTTCTATCTGACCAGCTGCTCAGCGCCCCCGCCCATCCAGCTGTAACCAATGAGGGGGCTGAAGAAGGGAGGTCGATGCAGGAGAGCGAATCAGATGAGGATCCTGCATCCAGGAGCATATACGAAGGTCTTGGAGAGGAGGCGCAGGACTGGAGCTGTCTAGAGACTCTCATCAGTGAGAGTCGTATGGAGCTATTGGACTTATGCTCCCGCAGTGAACTTGCAGTCAATCTGTTCTGTGAGGAAGATGTGGAGAATTATATGTTTCAGGAGGAGGAGACTGCACTCGGAACTGACGTCTGCTCGCTCAAGATACGCTATGAGTCCTATCAGGATGGAGTGCAGGAGAGGAGTGAGTCTGCCCTACAGGATGAGTCTCAGCTAGGTTTCTTTCCTAGCTTACCTTGCAGTAGAAAAGAGGGGCCAAAAGAGAAACCAGACCAGTCCGCTGAGATTAAGGCTGATGACCACGTGACTCCCAATATTAGCCCAGACAGTAACTTTCTTTTTGACCTCAGTAACTCTCCGGAAGATTCCGGCGAATTCAGTGATGACAGCTCTTGCACAGGCTCCCCAGACCATGGGCTCTCCCTCCGCCATGGCCGCTTGTCCAGAGAAAACTCTAGCTCCTCCAGCCAGCTAAGCTACCGCCTCCGAGCCAAGAGGAAGGTGGCCTACCGAGAAGACTACTTGTATGATGTGGACTCAATAGAAAGTgagaaaaatgcagaaaaacgAGAAAAACCGCCTGTTGGGTTCAAGAAAGAGCGTGATGACGACTGGTGCCCAAAGAAGAGGCGGCGGTCCAGTAGGAAAGACCCACctgtcattataaaatacataatcatTAATCGTTTTAAAGGCCAGAGGCACATGAGAGTGCGTCTGGGACGAATCGACCCATCACCTGCTGTGGTCTGTCTGAGTCCAAACACTCTGCTTCACTATGAGAGACTTGCACCATTAAAAGCATACTGGCAGGAAAGAGAAAAGGAGCAGCAGAATAGATTAACAGCTGCAGAAACAACCAAACGTCTCAATGGCTGCAGAAGACCAAGCACTACACCCAAACGCAAGCACAGGATGGCCAGACTCAGGATCCAGCAGATCCATACCGTACAGAATTCCCTCCCCAGCCAAACTATAGTGGTCCCCATCCACAATCAACCAGAGGGGACCGAATCCCTGAAAAGCACAGAGGAACCAAAAGAGGACATTACCTCCGTTACACACACTGCCAGGGCTAAAAGCAGAACACAGGAGAGAGAGGAAAGAAGAAAGGCCGGTAAAACAGGGAAGATAAAGAAGTTCAAAAGTGAAGCAAGACTTCGGTTGAAAAAGTTGAAAGAAGCTGAGACACAGGAAGTCCCAGAAGCCTCTGAGATTGAGCAGTGCAGCCCATGTTTACCAGAAAACCTTAGTAACTCTTTGGAAGGTAATGCCACAAATGAAACCTCCAGTAATGACCCTGAAAAATGCACTTTGACCCCAGCTGCTCCAGGGACTGATGGAAATGCTGAACTCCTCCCTGGAGGATACCTGCAAACTCTTCTTGAAGCCTCTGAGTCATCAAGCACTGCTAACATCAACTATTTCCATCCAGGGCTACAGAATACCACACTTCAGCCAGTCCAGAGCTGTGTTCTCTCTCCTCCCTCTGAATCAGAGCTGCCTCACTCTCCTCCACCTATGAACCATGGGCCCCACCACACGCATTACACTGAGCCAAACCTTACTGAACCAAACCAGCCCATTTCATGGCCATCCCAACCATCTGCTGAACAGCTGCCCTTCTCCCCAGACATCCCAACCCAGTCGCCAATGATGCCATCGGGCTTTCCCACACCGTTGCCTGTGTTACCAGGGGATAGCACAAATGTCACAGGCTTTGGGCAAGTGTCTCTATCAGGGTGCAGGGTCTCATATGAAGAGTCCCAACCTGATGCTGATTATGGCTTGAGTCCGACTGGCTCTCGGAGTGACAGTGGTGTAGGGCGGCTGGTTAGCTTTAACTCCCTGGGGTCACTTTCTGCCACCTCTAGCAACTACAGCTCACTTAGCctgagagagggagaaagagagagggaagaGGAGATTGGTGAGATCAACGATGGCTTTTTGCCGCATTGCAGCCCACGGCTCGTCTTGCAGCAAAGTCTAGAGGAGGTTGCTCCACTTCGAGAGTCAACTGACCTCTTGGATATCTCCAACTTTACCCCCGACAAGTTCCGACATTCATCGCTCTCTGAGATGTCGCCACCAGACACCCCTAACTCTTCCCCTCAACTGCTGGGGAACTGTGGTAAAGTTGGAGAATTCTCGGAAGCAGCAGATGCAAACGCACAATGGAACAGTGGAGTTGTACCGCAGCTTAATCAAGATGGAAATCCACACCACCTACAGATACACTCTTTCAACACGGAGGAGGATGAAGTAGGGCTAAGGGATCACAAAGGCTCAACGAAAAAGGGTGGGAAAAACGGACAAGGCACCAAAAAGAGCAAAACTGCTAAAACAGCGAAAGGAGAAAAAGTAAAGCTCCCACGCCAGGGTTCTCGTTCTGTGCGGAAGATCAAAGCCTTGCTAGAGGGAAAAGCAGCCAAAAGTGGCAGAGGGTCAGGAAGTGGCGCTTCTTCCCCTACCCCATCACTTGGCTTAATTGGAGCTCAGGGGGAGTGGCCTATTACTGGGGGACTGTCACACGATGACCAACGAGAATTCCAGGAGCCATCGAACATCCTGTCCAATATAGTGTCTGGCATGGCTGAGGTACAGCGTTTCATGAGGGCCTCTGTGGAGCCTCTTTGGGGGCCTTGTCTTTCACCCGGTCAACATGCCCTCCAGAGCCAGACACTGAAGATTCTGGGTAGCGCTGCTGACCTCAAAAAGCGGGGTGGTGCCTCAGGCGGAGGTCGAGGGAAGAAAGGGGCTGGGCGTGGTGGTAAAGCACTGCCTAAACTTCTCCCACCAGGCTTCTTTCCTACCCTCGGATTAGACTGTCTCCCACTTCCACACCGTCCGGCCCACAAAAAAATGTATCGTCACAAAAGCAGCGCTAAGTTCGCCCGCGAGGAACTCTTAGCGGGTAAAAGGGACATAAAAGGAGTAGCACTGACCGCTTTGGTCGAGAAACGGAG CTATAACACTGTATGTGTTAAATCGGTGTCACAGAACCATGGTTTAGACCGAGCCCAGCGCCCTGCTCTGTCTCTCAGCAAATGGTTGCCTTCTGTTcaggggtcaaaggtcatgTGTAGTATTCTGTGCTAA
- the nexmifa gene encoding neurite extension and migration factor isoform X3, producing the protein MDVLQESRFSGADRSPCPRDASENESHDPLADVSHDLRRCDDIAPAALSLPSLCGQSQTSEGPLSPADLHDGSVSNTTSLSSLSSFSSLSSLSSLSSVPCSKPVTPWSVPQTCDRSSLSNMDSRSGDCLSCLIPKNQTEPESCESVLSFASINLQCLGPAPSAGRYGDQVLSDQLLSAPAHPAVTNEGAEEGRSMQESESDEDPASRSIYEGLGEEAQDWSCLETLISESRMELLDLCSRSELAVNLFCEEDVENYMFQEEETALGTDVCSLKIRYESYQDGVQERSESALQDESQLGFFPSLPCSRKEGPKEKPDQSAEIKADDHVTPNISPDSNFLFDLSNSPEDSGEFSDDSSCTGSPDHGLSLRHGRLSRENSSSSSQLSYRLRAKRKVAYREDYLYDVDSIESEKNAEKREKPPVGFKKERDDDWCPKKRRRSSRKDPPVIIKYIIINRFKGQRHMRVRLGRIDPSPAVVCLSPNTLLHYERLAPLKAYWQEREKEQQNRLTAAETTKRLNGCRRPSTTPKRKHRMARLRIQQIHTVQNSLPSQTIVVPIHNQPEGTESLKSTEEPKEDITSVTHTARAKSRTQEREERRKAGKTGKIKKFKSEARLRLKKLKEAETQEVPEASEIEQCSPCLPENLSNSLEGNATNETSSNDPEKCTLTPAAPGTDGNAELLPGGYLQTLLEASESSSTANINYFHPGLQNTTLQPVQSCVLSPPSESELPHSPPPMNHGPHHTHYTEPNLTEPNQPISWPSQPSAEQLPFSPDIPTQSPMMPSGFPTPLPVLPGDSTNVTGFGQVSLSGCRVSYEESQPDADYGLSPTGSRSDSGVGRLVSFNSLGSLSATSSNYSSLSLREGEREREEEIGEINDGFLPHCSPRLVLQQSLEEVAPLRESTDLLDISNFTPDKFRHSSLSEMSPPDTPNSSPQLLGNCGKVGEFSEAADANAQWNSGVVPQLNQDGNPHHLQIHSFNTEEDEVGLRDHKGSTKKGGKNGQGTKKSKTAKTAKGEKVKLPRQGSRSVRKIKALLEGKAAKSGRGSGSGASSPTPSLGLIGAQGEWPITGGLSHDDQREFQEPSNILSNIVSGMAEVQRFMRASVEPLWGPCLSPGQHALQSQTLKILGSAADLKKRGGASGGGRGKKGAGRGGKALPKLLPPGFFPTLGLDCLPLPHRPAHKKMYRHKSSAKFAREELLAGKRDIKGVALTALVEKRSYNTVCVKSVSQNHGLDRAQRPALSLSKWLPSVQGSKVMCSILC; encoded by the exons ATGGATGTTCTACAGGAGTCCCGATTCTCAGGGGCAGATCGCAGCCCCTGCCCAAGAGATGCTAGTGAAAATG aatcACATGACCCGTTGGCAgatgtgtcacatgatctaaGGCGCTGTGATGACATTGCTCCTGCGGCGCTGTCCCTGCCCTCCCTCTGTGGCCAGAGTCAGACCTCTGAAGGTCCTCTTAGCCCAGCTGACCTGCATGACGGGTCTGTCTCCAACACCACCTCTCTGTCCTCTCTCTCTTCATTCTCCTCTCTTTCCTCCCTTTCATCTCTCTCTTCTGTGccctgttccaaacctgtgacGCCCTGGTCTGTGCCGCAGACCTGTGACAGGTCGTCCCTCTCTAACATGGACTCCAGGAGCGGAGACTGCCTTAGCTGTCTGATCCCCAAAAATCAGACAGAACCGGAATCCTGTGAGTCCGTACTCAGCTTTGCCAGCATCAATTTGCAATGCCTTGGCCCCGCCCCCAGCGCAGGTCGCTATGGTGACCAGGTTCTATCTGACCAGCTGCTCAGCGCCCCCGCCCATCCAGCTGTAACCAATGAGGGGGCTGAAGAAGGGAGGTCGATGCAGGAGAGCGAATCAGATGAGGATCCTGCATCCAGGAGCATATACGAAGGTCTTGGAGAGGAGGCGCAGGACTGGAGCTGTCTAGAGACTCTCATCAGTGAGAGTCGTATGGAGCTATTGGACTTATGCTCCCGCAGTGAACTTGCAGTCAATCTGTTCTGTGAGGAAGATGTGGAGAATTATATGTTTCAGGAGGAGGAGACTGCACTCGGAACTGACGTCTGCTCGCTCAAGATACGCTATGAGTCCTATCAGGATGGAGTGCAGGAGAGGAGTGAGTCTGCCCTACAGGATGAGTCTCAGCTAGGTTTCTTTCCTAGCTTACCTTGCAGTAGAAAAGAGGGGCCAAAAGAGAAACCAGACCAGTCCGCTGAGATTAAGGCTGATGACCACGTGACTCCCAATATTAGCCCAGACAGTAACTTTCTTTTTGACCTCAGTAACTCTCCGGAAGATTCCGGCGAATTCAGTGATGACAGCTCTTGCACAGGCTCCCCAGACCATGGGCTCTCCCTCCGCCATGGCCGCTTGTCCAGAGAAAACTCTAGCTCCTCCAGCCAGCTAAGCTACCGCCTCCGAGCCAAGAGGAAGGTGGCCTACCGAGAAGACTACTTGTATGATGTGGACTCAATAGAAAGTgagaaaaatgcagaaaaacgAGAAAAACCGCCTGTTGGGTTCAAGAAAGAGCGTGATGACGACTGGTGCCCAAAGAAGAGGCGGCGGTCCAGTAGGAAAGACCCACctgtcattataaaatacataatcatTAATCGTTTTAAAGGCCAGAGGCACATGAGAGTGCGTCTGGGACGAATCGACCCATCACCTGCTGTGGTCTGTCTGAGTCCAAACACTCTGCTTCACTATGAGAGACTTGCACCATTAAAAGCATACTGGCAGGAAAGAGAAAAGGAGCAGCAGAATAGATTAACAGCTGCAGAAACAACCAAACGTCTCAATGGCTGCAGAAGACCAAGCACTACACCCAAACGCAAGCACAGGATGGCCAGACTCAGGATCCAGCAGATCCATACCGTACAGAATTCCCTCCCCAGCCAAACTATAGTGGTCCCCATCCACAATCAACCAGAGGGGACCGAATCCCTGAAAAGCACAGAGGAACCAAAAGAGGACATTACCTCCGTTACACACACTGCCAGGGCTAAAAGCAGAACACAGGAGAGAGAGGAAAGAAGAAAGGCCGGTAAAACAGGGAAGATAAAGAAGTTCAAAAGTGAAGCAAGACTTCGGTTGAAAAAGTTGAAAGAAGCTGAGACACAGGAAGTCCCAGAAGCCTCTGAGATTGAGCAGTGCAGCCCATGTTTACCAGAAAACCTTAGTAACTCTTTGGAAGGTAATGCCACAAATGAAACCTCCAGTAATGACCCTGAAAAATGCACTTTGACCCCAGCTGCTCCAGGGACTGATGGAAATGCTGAACTCCTCCCTGGAGGATACCTGCAAACTCTTCTTGAAGCCTCTGAGTCATCAAGCACTGCTAACATCAACTATTTCCATCCAGGGCTACAGAATACCACACTTCAGCCAGTCCAGAGCTGTGTTCTCTCTCCTCCCTCTGAATCAGAGCTGCCTCACTCTCCTCCACCTATGAACCATGGGCCCCACCACACGCATTACACTGAGCCAAACCTTACTGAACCAAACCAGCCCATTTCATGGCCATCCCAACCATCTGCTGAACAGCTGCCCTTCTCCCCAGACATCCCAACCCAGTCGCCAATGATGCCATCGGGCTTTCCCACACCGTTGCCTGTGTTACCAGGGGATAGCACAAATGTCACAGGCTTTGGGCAAGTGTCTCTATCAGGGTGCAGGGTCTCATATGAAGAGTCCCAACCTGATGCTGATTATGGCTTGAGTCCGACTGGCTCTCGGAGTGACAGTGGTGTAGGGCGGCTGGTTAGCTTTAACTCCCTGGGGTCACTTTCTGCCACCTCTAGCAACTACAGCTCACTTAGCctgagagagggagaaagagagagggaagaGGAGATTGGTGAGATCAACGATGGCTTTTTGCCGCATTGCAGCCCACGGCTCGTCTTGCAGCAAAGTCTAGAGGAGGTTGCTCCACTTCGAGAGTCAACTGACCTCTTGGATATCTCCAACTTTACCCCCGACAAGTTCCGACATTCATCGCTCTCTGAGATGTCGCCACCAGACACCCCTAACTCTTCCCCTCAACTGCTGGGGAACTGTGGTAAAGTTGGAGAATTCTCGGAAGCAGCAGATGCAAACGCACAATGGAACAGTGGAGTTGTACCGCAGCTTAATCAAGATGGAAATCCACACCACCTACAGATACACTCTTTCAACACGGAGGAGGATGAAGTAGGGCTAAGGGATCACAAAGGCTCAACGAAAAAGGGTGGGAAAAACGGACAAGGCACCAAAAAGAGCAAAACTGCTAAAACAGCGAAAGGAGAAAAAGTAAAGCTCCCACGCCAGGGTTCTCGTTCTGTGCGGAAGATCAAAGCCTTGCTAGAGGGAAAAGCAGCCAAAAGTGGCAGAGGGTCAGGAAGTGGCGCTTCTTCCCCTACCCCATCACTTGGCTTAATTGGAGCTCAGGGGGAGTGGCCTATTACTGGGGGACTGTCACACGATGACCAACGAGAATTCCAGGAGCCATCGAACATCCTGTCCAATATAGTGTCTGGCATGGCTGAGGTACAGCGTTTCATGAGGGCCTCTGTGGAGCCTCTTTGGGGGCCTTGTCTTTCACCCGGTCAACATGCCCTCCAGAGCCAGACACTGAAGATTCTGGGTAGCGCTGCTGACCTCAAAAAGCGGGGTGGTGCCTCAGGCGGAGGTCGAGGGAAGAAAGGGGCTGGGCGTGGTGGTAAAGCACTGCCTAAACTTCTCCCACCAGGCTTCTTTCCTACCCTCGGATTAGACTGTCTCCCACTTCCACACCGTCCGGCCCACAAAAAAATGTATCGTCACAAAAGCAGCGCTAAGTTCGCCCGCGAGGAACTCTTAGCGGGTAAAAGGGACATAAAAGGAGTAGCACTGACCGCTTTGGTCGAGAAACGGAG CTATAACACTGTATGTGTTAAATCGGTGTCACAGAACCATGGTTTAGACCGAGCCCAGCGCCCTGCTCTGTCTCTCAGCAAATGGTTGCCTTCTGTTcaggggtcaaaggtcatgTGTAGTATTCTGTGCTAA